From a region of the Gemmatimonas aurantiaca genome:
- the ccoS gene encoding cbb3-type cytochrome oxidase assembly protein CcoS has product MSVIFLVLPLALLIVAGAVVAFVWSARSGQFDDLDTPAMRVLHDEGARTTSPGAVRSAGPDSASSAPDSKSGS; this is encoded by the coding sequence ATGAGCGTGATTTTTCTGGTGCTGCCGCTGGCGCTGCTGATCGTGGCCGGCGCCGTCGTCGCCTTCGTGTGGAGCGCCCGGAGCGGACAGTTCGACGATCTGGACACCCCCGCCATGCGGGTGTTGCACGACGAGGGCGCGCGCACGACATCGCCGGGTGCCGTCCGGAGTGCCGGGCCGGACTCTGCCTCTTCGGCGCCGGACAGCAAGAGCGGGAGCTGA
- a CDS encoding heavy metal translocating P-type ATPase, whose translation MSTDALRLATADGVAKHATEHATVLCTHCSSAVPPGLFQEGAERQFCCAGCHTAFAILHEHGLDSYYGFPQRREAPVRASGRSYEEFDHPTFAQLYVQPQPGGLARTELYLEGVHCASCVWLVERVPLLQSGVLRAELDVRRSLAVVEWDPTVVPLSAIARALDVLGYPPHPFRGVARADMRRREDRAMLVRIGIAGAIAINMMLAALALYAGELNGMEASFTHFFRWVSFALMVPAFVWPGRVFFTGAWASVRTKSLHMDLPIAIALAAGLVRGTINTVTGTGPIYFDGLALLIFALLVGRFLQQRGQRLAADSAELLHAIAPNTARIVEQDTVREIPSEALLPGMVLDVRAGETFAADGIVVRGHSTVNGALLTGESRPASVREGETVFAGTLNVEAPLQVRVEQAGESSRIAKLLQQVEESSRRRAPIVQTANRLAGIFTAVVLLLAAATFGIKSALSLPHALDDAIALLIVTCPCALALATPLAITVAVGRAAGNGMLIKGGDALESLAAPGTLVFDKTGTITEGRTALVRWVGPEWVKPLVLTLEAGSSHPLAEGFRNAWPGLARPDGLDVSEARHVVGGGLEGVIDGRRVRIGSPRFVAAQTTSIASGLETTAGTPNADDEIGRTLTPVHVSVDGELVAIAGLGDRVRDDARVSLDQLRARGWRTVLLSGDAEDVVRTVGASLGFAPADAIGGASPEEKLAFIERARTAGRVVMVGDGVNDAAAIAAATVGIGVQGGAEACLATADVYLTRAGLTPLVELIDGSRRTLHVIRRNIALSIAYNIVGASMAMFGLLTPLVAALLMPASSITVVLGSWHGHTFPRQDRRPIGSRSRRDAAPVPPAAEAMA comes from the coding sequence ATGTCCACTGACGCCCTGCGCCTCGCCACGGCGGACGGTGTGGCGAAGCACGCAACGGAACACGCCACGGTGCTCTGTACGCACTGTTCGTCGGCGGTGCCACCGGGCCTCTTCCAGGAAGGCGCCGAACGGCAGTTCTGCTGTGCGGGGTGCCATACGGCATTCGCGATCCTGCACGAGCACGGTCTCGACAGCTACTACGGATTTCCGCAGCGTCGTGAAGCGCCGGTACGCGCCTCGGGACGGAGCTACGAGGAGTTCGATCACCCCACGTTCGCGCAGCTTTATGTGCAGCCGCAGCCCGGTGGGCTCGCGCGCACGGAGCTGTATCTCGAGGGCGTACACTGCGCATCGTGTGTGTGGCTGGTGGAACGTGTGCCGCTGCTGCAGAGTGGCGTGTTGCGGGCCGAGCTCGATGTCCGCCGCTCGCTGGCCGTCGTGGAGTGGGACCCGACGGTCGTTCCGCTGTCGGCGATCGCACGGGCGCTCGATGTGCTGGGATATCCGCCGCATCCGTTCCGCGGTGTCGCGCGCGCCGACATGCGCCGACGCGAGGATCGTGCAATGCTCGTGCGCATCGGCATCGCCGGCGCCATCGCGATCAACATGATGCTGGCGGCGCTCGCGCTCTATGCCGGGGAACTCAACGGCATGGAGGCGAGTTTCACGCACTTCTTCCGGTGGGTGAGTTTTGCGCTCATGGTGCCGGCGTTCGTGTGGCCCGGTCGGGTCTTCTTCACGGGGGCCTGGGCCTCGGTGCGCACGAAGTCGCTGCACATGGATCTGCCCATCGCGATCGCGCTGGCGGCCGGACTCGTGCGGGGCACGATCAATACCGTCACCGGCACGGGCCCCATCTACTTCGATGGTCTGGCGCTGCTCATCTTCGCATTGCTTGTGGGCCGGTTCCTGCAGCAACGCGGTCAGCGTCTGGCGGCCGATTCGGCGGAGCTGTTGCACGCCATCGCGCCGAACACGGCCCGCATCGTCGAGCAGGACACGGTGCGTGAAATTCCGAGCGAGGCGCTGCTGCCCGGCATGGTGCTCGACGTGCGGGCCGGTGAGACGTTTGCCGCCGACGGCATCGTCGTGCGCGGACATTCCACCGTGAACGGTGCGCTGCTCACCGGGGAATCGCGTCCCGCTTCGGTGCGGGAAGGCGAGACCGTGTTCGCCGGCACGCTGAACGTGGAAGCGCCGCTGCAGGTGCGGGTGGAACAGGCGGGAGAATCGAGCCGCATCGCGAAGCTGCTGCAGCAGGTGGAAGAGAGCAGTCGCCGGCGGGCGCCGATCGTGCAGACCGCCAACCGGCTCGCCGGCATCTTCACCGCCGTGGTGCTGCTGCTCGCCGCCGCGACGTTCGGCATCAAGAGCGCGCTCTCGCTGCCGCATGCGCTCGACGACGCCATCGCGCTCCTGATCGTGACCTGTCCCTGCGCGCTCGCGCTCGCGACACCGCTGGCCATCACCGTGGCGGTCGGACGCGCGGCGGGGAACGGCATGCTGATCAAGGGCGGCGATGCACTCGAGTCGCTGGCCGCGCCGGGCACGCTGGTGTTCGACAAGACCGGCACCATCACCGAAGGCCGTACCGCGCTGGTGCGCTGGGTCGGTCCCGAGTGGGTGAAGCCGCTGGTGCTGACGCTCGAAGCCGGTTCGTCGCATCCGCTGGCCGAAGGCTTCCGGAACGCCTGGCCCGGTCTCGCGCGGCCGGATGGCCTGGACGTCTCAGAGGCGCGGCATGTGGTGGGCGGGGGTCTGGAAGGTGTGATCGACGGACGCCGGGTGCGCATCGGGTCTCCGCGCTTCGTGGCCGCGCAGACCACCTCCATCGCCTCGGGGCTCGAAACGACGGCCGGCACCCCGAATGCCGACGATGAGATCGGTCGCACACTGACGCCCGTGCACGTGAGCGTGGATGGCGAACTGGTGGCCATCGCCGGTCTCGGCGACCGCGTGCGCGACGATGCCCGCGTATCGCTCGATCAGTTGCGCGCGCGCGGTTGGCGCACGGTGCTGCTCAGCGGCGACGCCGAGGATGTGGTGCGCACGGTGGGCGCGTCGCTGGGGTTTGCACCCGCGGACGCCATCGGCGGCGCATCGCCCGAGGAAAAACTGGCGTTTATCGAACGCGCCAGGACCGCGGGTCGGGTGGTGATGGTGGGGGATGGCGTGAACGATGCGGCGGCGATCGCGGCGGCGACCGTGGGCATCGGCGTTCAGGGCGGCGCGGAAGCCTGCCTGGCCACGGCCGACGTGTATCTCACCCGAGCCGGTCTCACGCCACTGGTGGAGCTCATCGACGGCTCCCGGCGCACGCTGCACGTGATCCGCCGCAACATCGCGCTGTCGATCGCCTACAACATCGTGGGTGCGTCGATGGCGATGTTCGGCCTGCTCACACCGCTCGTGGCGGCGCTTCTCATGCCGGCCAGTTCGATCACGGTGGTGCTGGGATCGTGGCATGGCCATACGTTTCCCCGGCAGGATCGACGTCCGATCGGCTCGCGATCGCGGCGCGATGCCGCTCCCGTTCCACCGGCCGCGGAGGCCATGGCATGA
- a CDS encoding sulfite exporter TauE/SafE family protein — MIGTAAGVLMASLVGSVHCAGMCGGFVCFYAGAGVNGASSPRPSLLHAHALYNIGRLLSYLILGALAGVVGAHVSHLGALAGIQQGAAVVAGALMIAWAVSTLAAQRGVSLGALRAPEAWQRMLGRVLHAVRSQPVGLRALLTGLLTTLLPCGWLYVFVATAGGTGSVLSAMGMMAIFWLGTVPALVAVGLGAQTVLAPFRNRLPMVSATVVLIMGLWSLSGHLRTVHVH; from the coding sequence ATGATCGGCACTGCGGCAGGCGTCCTGATGGCCAGTCTCGTGGGCAGTGTGCACTGCGCCGGGATGTGTGGCGGTTTTGTCTGCTTCTATGCGGGAGCGGGGGTGAACGGTGCATCGTCACCCCGGCCGTCGCTGCTGCATGCGCACGCGCTGTACAACATCGGACGATTGCTGTCGTATCTCATCCTCGGCGCGTTGGCCGGTGTGGTGGGTGCGCACGTCTCGCACCTGGGCGCCCTGGCCGGCATCCAGCAGGGAGCCGCCGTCGTGGCGGGGGCACTCATGATCGCCTGGGCCGTGAGCACACTCGCCGCACAGCGCGGCGTCTCGCTCGGGGCACTGCGCGCGCCGGAAGCCTGGCAACGCATGCTGGGTCGGGTGCTGCATGCCGTGCGCAGCCAACCCGTTGGCCTCCGCGCCCTGCTCACCGGACTGCTCACCACGCTGCTGCCCTGCGGCTGGTTGTACGTGTTCGTGGCCACCGCGGGCGGCACGGGTAGTGTGCTGTCGGCCATGGGAATGATGGCGATCTTCTGGCTGGGCACGGTACCGGCGCTCGTCGCCGTGGGCCTTGGCGCGCAGACCGTGCTGGCGCCATTCCGGAACCGGCTGCCCATGGTGAGTGCCACCGTGGTCCTGATCATGGGGCTCTGGTCACTGTCGGGCCATCTGCGCACCGTGCATGTCCACTGA
- a CDS encoding FixH family protein: MKPGMGWPIGVAVILGATVVANIAVMRIANDDPSFAVEPDYYARAVAFDSTMAQERRNLDLGWGVESSLDSLVTGQPTRLTIRLKDRDAGPLVGATVSVTARFNARANDTLTAVLPETAPGTYVSTLPISTPGEWEVRVEALHADGQHPDVSTPARYSVSTRITAVRAAHTTAIPTAVPDSGSRGTR, from the coding sequence GTGAAACCCGGTATGGGTTGGCCCATCGGCGTCGCCGTCATCCTCGGCGCCACGGTCGTCGCCAACATCGCCGTGATGCGTATCGCGAACGACGATCCGTCGTTCGCCGTGGAACCGGACTATTACGCCCGGGCCGTGGCGTTCGATTCCACGATGGCGCAGGAGCGGCGCAATCTCGATCTGGGATGGGGAGTCGAGTCGTCGCTCGATTCCCTCGTGACCGGCCAGCCCACACGTCTCACGATCCGCCTCAAGGATCGTGACGCCGGTCCGCTGGTGGGCGCCACCGTCTCCGTGACGGCGCGTTTCAACGCCCGCGCGAACGACACGCTGACCGCGGTGCTGCCGGAGACCGCCCCCGGCACCTATGTCTCGACGCTGCCGATCAGCACGCCCGGCGAGTGGGAAGTGCGCGTCGAGGCGTTGCATGCCGACGGGCAGCATCCCGATGTGTCGACCCCGGCCCGCTATTCGGTGAGCACACGCATCACCGCCGTGCGGGCGGCGCACACCACCGCCATCCCCACTGCCGTCCCCGATAGCGGGAGCCGCGGCACTCGATGA
- the ccoG gene encoding cytochrome c oxidase accessory protein CcoG, whose amino-acid sequence MSGQAAPQKVGGRVLPTLNEDGSRRWIRPKPSHGAWWHRRRVMAYALMAIFFLAPHLRVFGKPVFLMDLPRRQFTLMGFTFLPTDTLLFMFVLGAIVVGIFLVTALWGRAWCGWACPQTVYLEFLFRPIGRWFDGGYTGSRNLDRKGAWFTPRRIAKYITFFLLALFVSHTFLAFFVGTDQLYQWMLHSPAAHPTAFAFVVIFTGIVWFNFTYFREQTCLIVCPYGRWQAALIDRQSTIVAYDYVRGEPRAHNTKDRSPDAGDCIDCGACVQTCPTGIDIRNGLQMECVHCTQCIDACDDIMRKVGKPTGLIRYSSQDTIAGKPKQLLRLRTILYPIVLTVLLGGLALALFLKQPADLTVLRGLDGPFATESDGRISNQIRIKLTNRRGEAMPYTITVEGLETAGLRPDEITVVAPENPLQVDAGATRTTSIFVLIPARAFTNGERWVTIAVSDPRGYQESVKYRLLGPTGASAGGTP is encoded by the coding sequence GTGAGCGGACAGGCCGCACCACAGAAGGTGGGGGGGCGCGTCCTCCCCACCTTGAACGAAGATGGCAGTCGTCGCTGGATCCGTCCGAAGCCATCACACGGCGCCTGGTGGCATCGACGCCGCGTGATGGCGTATGCATTGATGGCGATCTTCTTTCTGGCACCCCACCTGCGGGTGTTCGGCAAGCCGGTGTTCCTCATGGATCTGCCGCGCCGCCAGTTCACCCTGATGGGTTTCACGTTCCTCCCCACGGACACCCTGCTGTTCATGTTCGTGCTGGGGGCCATCGTGGTGGGCATCTTCCTGGTCACGGCGCTCTGGGGACGGGCGTGGTGCGGCTGGGCCTGTCCGCAGACGGTGTATCTCGAGTTTCTCTTCCGGCCCATCGGCCGCTGGTTCGACGGCGGGTACACGGGCTCGCGCAATCTCGACAGGAAAGGCGCGTGGTTCACCCCGCGCCGCATCGCGAAGTACATCACGTTCTTCCTGCTGGCCCTGTTCGTGTCCCACACGTTTCTGGCGTTTTTCGTGGGCACCGATCAGCTCTACCAGTGGATGCTGCATTCACCGGCCGCACATCCCACGGCCTTCGCGTTCGTGGTGATCTTCACCGGCATCGTCTGGTTCAACTTCACGTATTTCCGTGAACAGACCTGTCTCATCGTCTGCCCGTACGGCCGCTGGCAGGCGGCGCTGATCGACCGGCAGTCCACGATCGTGGCCTACGACTACGTGCGCGGCGAACCGCGGGCGCACAACACGAAGGACCGCAGCCCCGATGCAGGCGACTGCATCGATTGCGGGGCCTGCGTGCAGACCTGCCCCACCGGCATCGACATCCGCAACGGCCTGCAGATGGAGTGCGTGCATTGCACGCAGTGCATCGACGCCTGCGACGACATCATGCGCAAGGTGGGCAAACCCACGGGACTCATCCGCTATTCGTCGCAGGATACGATCGCCGGCAAGCCGAAGCAGTTGCTCCGCCTGCGCACCATCCTGTATCCGATCGTGCTCACGGTGCTGCTGGGAGGCCTCGCGCTGGCGCTGTTCCTCAAGCAGCCCGCCGATCTCACCGTGCTGCGTGGACTCGACGGACCGTTTGCCACGGAAAGCGACGGCCGCATCTCCAATCAGATCCGCATCAAGCTCACCAACCGGCGCGGGGAGGCCATGCCCTACACCATCACGGTGGAAGGCCTCGAGACGGCCGGATTGCGGCCCGACGAGATCACGGTGGTGGCTCCCGAAAACCCGCTGCAGGTCGACGCCGGCGCCACCCGCACGACCAGTATCTTCGTCCTGATTCCCGCCCGCGCTTTCACCAACGGTGAACGGTGGGTCACGATCGCGGTCAGTGATCCCCGGGGGTATCAGGAATCCGTGAAATACCGACTGCTCGGTCCGACCGGTGCGTCGGCCGGAGGAACCCCGTGA
- a CDS encoding cbb3-type cytochrome c oxidase N-terminal domain-containing protein has product MAESPKRDTRDTTPDPKGRTQDRLIEHSYDGIQEYDNPMPRWWLTTFALTIIFSVLYVLNIGPIGAGKGWIADYEADMKAFAAAHPAPSGNDVSEGALLALVGDQKALAAGKSTFDAYCASCHRQDGGGLIGPSLVDNYWLHGGKITDIYKTVVDGVLAKGMPPWGKSLKPEQLTAVVAYVVSMHGSNPPNPKAPQGELVTP; this is encoded by the coding sequence ATGGCCGAATCACCGAAGCGGGACACACGGGACACCACACCCGATCCGAAGGGGCGCACGCAGGATCGCCTCATCGAACACAGCTACGACGGTATCCAGGAATACGACAATCCGATGCCGCGCTGGTGGCTGACCACCTTCGCGCTCACCATCATCTTCTCGGTGCTGTATGTGCTCAACATCGGACCGATCGGCGCCGGCAAGGGCTGGATCGCCGATTACGAAGCGGACATGAAGGCCTTTGCCGCCGCGCATCCCGCGCCCAGCGGCAACGATGTGTCCGAAGGAGCGCTCCTGGCGCTGGTCGGTGACCAGAAGGCCCTGGCCGCGGGCAAGAGCACGTTCGACGCCTACTGCGCCTCCTGTCATCGTCAGGACGGCGGTGGGCTCATCGGCCCCAGTCTCGTCGACAATTACTGGTTACATGGTGGCAAGATCACCGACATCTACAAGACGGTCGTTGACGGCGTTCTTGCGAAGGGCATGCCCCCCTGGGGCAAGTCGCTCAAACCCGAGCAGCTGACGGCGGTGGTGGCGTACGTCGTTTCGATGCACGGGTCGAACCCGCCGAATCCCAAAGCGCCACAAGGAGAACTCGTCACGCCGTGA
- a CDS encoding cbb3-type cytochrome c oxidase subunit 3, producing the protein MKLSDIMSHAGLSIYTEIALVLFVAVFIAVAIRTWLPSRRRELDAAARLPFDEGTVVSHSRPKER; encoded by the coding sequence ATGAAACTCTCCGACATCATGTCGCACGCCGGCCTGTCGATCTATACCGAGATCGCGCTGGTGCTGTTTGTCGCCGTCTTCATCGCCGTCGCCATCCGCACCTGGTTGCCGTCGCGTCGCCGCGAGCTGGACGCGGCGGCCCGGCTGCCGTTCGACGAGGGCACGGTCGTTTCCCATTCCCGCCCGAAGGAGCGCTGA
- the ccoN gene encoding cytochrome-c oxidase, cbb3-type subunit I — MTSAPSAVAPSAATLDRFSYDDDIVRKFLFATFIWGVVGMVVGLLIALQLANPIFNFNTSFLSFGRLRPLHTNAVIFAFAGNAFFTGCYYSTQRLVKARMFSDGLSRFHFWGWQAIIVSAALTLPFGYTQAKEYAELEWPIDIAIAVVWVAFAVNFFGTLIRRRERHIYVALWFYIGSIVTVAMLHIFNNLSMPAGPLKSYSIYGGVQDAFMQWWYGHNAVAFFLTTPFLGLMYYFMPKAAEGPVFSYKLSILHFWSLVFMYIWAGPHHLHYTALPEWAATVGMLFSVMLWAPSWGGMINGLLTLRGAWHKVAQDPILKFFVVGVTAYGMATFEGPMLSIKSVNALAHYTDWIIAHVHTGALGWNGFLTFGMIYWLLPRLFQTEIYSKRLMEMHFWLGSIGIVLYVVAIYSAGVTQGLMWRAFDETGRLAYPDFVETVLKLMPMYWMRVVGGTFYIAGMVVFGINIFKTWAKRPATYDVPVIEAAPLARRYVPDHPVIPAQGLWARFNQVEWHRAWERAPMLFTALTILAVVVASLFEILPTFLIKSNVPTIASVKPYTPLELAGRDIYIAEGCFNCHSQMVRPFRYETERFGDYSKPGESVYEHPFLWGSRRIGPDLAREGGKYPDLWHVRHFEDPRAVTAKSIMPAYPHFATTALDFDGIQKRVDAMAMIGVPYGDAVNRAPAMAREQAKQIAAAIVEQGGPAGLEDKQMVAIVAYMQRLGRDIKVTSTPGSGSPAVGTTAAPTSTPGAQH, encoded by the coding sequence ATGACCTCCGCACCCAGCGCGGTTGCTCCATCAGCCGCGACCCTGGACCGCTTCTCTTACGACGATGACATCGTCCGGAAATTCCTGTTCGCCACGTTCATCTGGGGCGTGGTGGGCATGGTGGTCGGACTGCTCATCGCGCTGCAGCTCGCGAATCCCATCTTCAACTTCAACACCTCGTTCCTGTCGTTCGGCCGTCTGCGGCCGCTGCACACGAACGCGGTGATCTTCGCGTTTGCCGGGAATGCCTTCTTCACCGGCTGCTATTACAGCACACAGCGCCTGGTCAAGGCGCGCATGTTCTCGGACGGTCTGAGCCGGTTTCATTTCTGGGGATGGCAGGCGATCATCGTATCCGCCGCCCTCACCCTGCCGTTCGGGTACACCCAGGCCAAGGAATACGCCGAACTCGAATGGCCGATCGACATCGCGATCGCCGTGGTGTGGGTGGCCTTCGCGGTGAACTTCTTCGGGACCCTGATCCGCCGGCGTGAGCGTCACATCTATGTGGCGCTCTGGTTTTATATCGGATCGATCGTCACGGTCGCGATGCTGCACATCTTCAACAACCTGTCCATGCCGGCCGGGCCGCTGAAGAGCTACAGCATCTACGGCGGGGTGCAGGACGCGTTCATGCAGTGGTGGTACGGGCACAACGCCGTCGCCTTCTTCCTGACGACGCCGTTCCTCGGCCTCATGTACTACTTCATGCCCAAGGCCGCCGAAGGGCCGGTGTTCAGCTACAAGCTGTCCATCCTGCACTTCTGGTCGCTGGTGTTCATGTACATCTGGGCCGGTCCGCACCATCTGCACTACACGGCGCTGCCGGAGTGGGCGGCCACGGTGGGCATGCTCTTCTCGGTGATGCTCTGGGCCCCGTCGTGGGGCGGCATGATCAACGGACTGCTCACGCTGCGCGGCGCCTGGCACAAGGTGGCGCAGGACCCGATCCTCAAGTTCTTCGTGGTCGGCGTCACCGCGTACGGCATGGCGACGTTCGAAGGCCCGATGCTCTCCATCAAGAGCGTCAACGCCCTCGCGCACTACACCGACTGGATCATCGCGCACGTGCACACCGGCGCGCTGGGCTGGAACGGCTTCCTGACGTTCGGCATGATCTACTGGCTGCTGCCGCGGCTCTTCCAGACGGAGATCTACAGCAAGCGGCTGATGGAGATGCACTTCTGGCTCGGTTCCATCGGGATCGTGCTGTATGTCGTGGCCATCTACAGCGCCGGCGTGACGCAGGGGCTGATGTGGCGCGCATTCGACGAAACGGGACGCCTGGCCTATCCCGATTTCGTGGAGACCGTGCTCAAGCTGATGCCGATGTACTGGATGCGCGTGGTCGGCGGCACGTTCTACATCGCGGGCATGGTGGTGTTCGGCATCAACATCTTCAAGACGTGGGCCAAGCGCCCCGCGACGTACGATGTGCCGGTGATCGAAGCGGCTCCGCTCGCGCGGCGCTACGTGCCCGATCACCCGGTCATTCCCGCGCAGGGACTCTGGGCGCGCTTCAACCAGGTGGAGTGGCACCGCGCGTGGGAACGCGCCCCGATGCTCTTCACCGCGCTCACGATCCTCGCCGTGGTCGTCGCGTCGCTGTTCGAGATCCTGCCCACGTTCCTCATCAAGTCGAACGTGCCGACGATCGCGTCGGTCAAGCCGTACACGCCGCTCGAACTGGCCGGCCGCGACATCTACATCGCCGAAGGCTGCTTCAACTGCCACTCGCAGATGGTGCGCCCCTTCCGGTACGAGACGGAACGTTTCGGCGACTACTCCAAGCCGGGTGAGTCGGTGTACGAACATCCGTTCCTCTGGGGCTCGCGCCGCATCGGGCCCGACCTCGCGCGTGAAGGCGGCAAGTATCCCGATCTCTGGCACGTGCGCCACTTCGAGGATCCGCGCGCCGTCACCGCGAAGTCGATCATGCCGGCGTATCCGCACTTCGCCACCACCGCGCTCGATTTCGATGGCATCCAGAAGCGGGTGGATGCGATGGCGATGATCGGCGTGCCGTATGGTGATGCCGTCAACCGGGCGCCCGCCATGGCGCGCGAACAGGCGAAGCAGATCGCCGCGGCCATCGTGGAGCAGGGCGGGCCGGCCGGTCTCGAGGACAAGCAGATGGTGGCCATCGTGGCCTACATGCAGCGCCTGGGCCGCGACATCAAGGTCACGTCCACGCCGGGCAGCGGGAGCCCGGCAGTGGGCACGACGGCCGCTCCGACTTCGACACCGGGAGCGCAGCACTGA
- a CDS encoding DUF411 domain-containing protein, whose protein sequence is MSAYLPNRAVGDVSKTPDRRAFLKQATVLVGLVAVGRVAEAQAGARAVAGAQGATAQPATQPAVRAMTVYKDPNCGCCAKWVDHVKQAGFTVTVRETDDMDSVKASFGVPAALASCHTARVGAYAIEGHVPADLIVRLLKEQPAGRGLAVPGMPVGSPGMEMGSRKDAYDVLLFDKAGKSRVYASR, encoded by the coding sequence ATGTCTGCATATCTACCCAACAGGGCGGTCGGGGACGTCTCGAAGACGCCGGATCGCCGGGCCTTCCTGAAACAGGCCACCGTGCTCGTCGGACTGGTCGCCGTGGGACGTGTGGCGGAGGCCCAGGCCGGAGCCCGGGCAGTGGCTGGAGCCCAGGGGGCGACCGCCCAGCCGGCCACGCAGCCCGCCGTGCGCGCCATGACCGTGTACAAGGACCCCAATTGCGGGTGCTGCGCCAAGTGGGTGGATCACGTGAAGCAGGCGGGATTCACGGTCACCGTGCGCGAGACCGACGACATGGACAGCGTGAAGGCCTCGTTCGGTGTGCCCGCGGCGCTCGCCTCGTGTCACACGGCCCGTGTCGGTGCGTATGCCATCGAAGGGCATGTGCCGGCCGATCTCATCGTGCGGCTGCTCAAGGAACAGCCGGCGGGAAGGGGTCTCGCCGTGCCCGGCATGCCCGTGGGCTCACCGGGCATGGAGATGGGCTCGCGCAAGGATGCCTACGATGTGCTCCTCTTCGACAAAGCCGGCAAATCCCGGGTCTACGCTTCGCGATAG
- a CDS encoding GNAT family N-acetyltransferase — protein MISDQSSGVVVHHADDADIPAIVALNNLYAPDGLTLMRSEAFVTGHLQDYQVIRSVEGRVIGQVALDEYSPSLVELVSLAVAPDAQGRGLGQVLISAAEHLARERSYPEIFAISLAEPLFLRMGYLESTIERYPEKIARYKSISRSELSIGRKFCFTKSLVAAN, from the coding sequence GTGATCTCTGATCAATCGTCGGGCGTCGTCGTGCATCATGCCGACGACGCCGATATCCCCGCCATCGTGGCGCTGAACAATCTCTATGCACCCGATGGCCTGACGCTCATGCGCAGCGAGGCCTTCGTCACCGGCCACCTGCAGGACTATCAGGTGATCCGCTCGGTGGAAGGACGTGTCATCGGACAGGTGGCGCTCGACGAGTACTCGCCCTCGCTCGTCGAACTCGTGTCGCTGGCCGTGGCGCCCGATGCCCAGGGCCGCGGGCTGGGCCAGGTGCTCATCAGCGCCGCCGAGCATCTGGCGCGTGAGCGCAGTTATCCGGAGATCTTCGCCATCTCGCTGGCCGAGCCGCTCTTTCTGCGGATGGGGTATCTCGAGTCCACCATCGAGCGCTATCCGGAAAAAATCGCACGCTACAAATCGATTTCGCGTTCCGAGTTGTCCATCGGTCGCAAGTTCTGCTTCACGAAGTCGTTGGTGGCGGCGAACTGA
- a CDS encoding lysophospholipid acyltransferase family protein encodes MTPSRPSFGQGAMQRITRAIARRIAQGVAWPFMRLLCRGVLTVLRVDVTVRGAWPREPVLMIANHLSWLDIVAVLARRRCTFVAKRDVQRWPVVGWCADALGVIWVDRERKRDLLRAIPALQETLQSGTSVLLFAEGTTGDGRALLPFKSGLVEAAVRARALVVPLAVTASASQGDLSALCWIGDETLMANLPRVGALRDIRITLHAAPALMPGPFARARAQRKQLTASARTAIAIRTFGGAIRRMSPETRHRAPQPQTFSSPPPTTS; translated from the coding sequence ATGACACCTTCCCGGCCGTCGTTCGGGCAAGGGGCCATGCAACGGATCACGCGAGCCATCGCGCGTCGCATCGCCCAGGGAGTGGCGTGGCCGTTCATGCGCCTGCTGTGCCGGGGCGTGCTGACCGTCCTGCGCGTCGACGTCACGGTGCGCGGCGCGTGGCCCCGCGAACCCGTGCTGATGATCGCCAATCATCTCTCATGGCTGGACATCGTCGCGGTGTTGGCGCGGCGGCGCTGCACGTTCGTGGCCAAGCGGGATGTGCAACGCTGGCCCGTGGTGGGATGGTGCGCCGATGCCCTCGGAGTCATCTGGGTGGATCGCGAGCGCAAGCGCGATCTGCTGCGGGCCATTCCCGCGTTGCAGGAGACGCTGCAGTCGGGTACCTCGGTGCTGCTGTTCGCCGAGGGCACGACGGGAGACGGCCGCGCGCTGCTGCCGTTCAAGTCGGGGCTGGTGGAAGCGGCCGTGCGCGCACGGGCCCTGGTCGTTCCCCTCGCGGTGACGGCGTCGGCCAGTCAGGGCGATCTCTCGGCGCTCTGCTGGATCGGCGACGAAACCCTGATGGCCAATCTGCCGCGTGTGGGAGCCCTGCGTGACATCCGCATCACGCTGCATGCCGCGCCGGCGCTCATGCCCGGCCCGTTTGCCCGGGCCCGAGCGCAACGGAAACAGCTGACCGCTTCCGCGCGGACCGCCATTGCCATCCGCACGTTCGGTGGCGCGATCCGGCGGATGTCACCGGAAACCCGCCATCGGGCCCCTCAGCCGCAGACGTTCAGTTCGCCGCCACCAACGACTTCGTGA